One window of the Lycorma delicatula isolate Av1 chromosome 3, ASM4794821v1, whole genome shotgun sequence genome contains the following:
- the LOC142321269 gene encoding uncharacterized protein LOC142321269, whose product MNECAKLWKLWLADRTIEKWTNFRNQRKNTTKIIRRVKKNQYKEILEGINSDFKQHNTRDYYRIFKDQLRGYQPSGLCFRDENGKLALDNKQNCQILARYFEKLLNCDEPK is encoded by the coding sequence ATGAATGAATGTGCAAAGTTATGGAAATTATGGCTGGCAGATAGGACTATAGAAAAATGGACTAATTTTAGGAACCAGAGGAAGAATACCACCAAGATTATTAGAAGAGTCAAGAAAAATCAGTATAAAGAGATTCTGGAAGGTATTAACAGTGACTTCAAACAACATAACACTAGAGACTACTACAGGATATTCAAGGACCAGCTGAGGGGATATCAACCATCAGGACTCTGCTTCAGAGATGAAAATGGCAAACTTGCACTAGATAATAAACAGAACTGCCAGATATTGGCAagatactttgaaaaattattaaactgtgatGAACCAAAATAA